The following proteins are co-located in the Hydractinia symbiolongicarpus strain clone_291-10 chromosome 7, HSymV2.1, whole genome shotgun sequence genome:
- the LOC130648869 gene encoding guanine nucleotide-binding protein subunit alpha-12-like: MALVCCKNPEEKEAYQISKKIDTQIAKEKVYFRRKVKILLLGAGESGKTTFLKQMRIIHGKDFDLEALLEFRPIIYSNVLKGMKVLVDARRKLRISWGDPECQAYGDIILNFQPTGPVNIETFLENVDNVKKLWNDAGVQEAYKRRNEFQLGDSTSYFLNNLERIGRKDFMPTKQDMLHSRKATKGIQEYEFEIKGIPFVMVDVGGQRSQRTKWFQCFDEVTSILFMVSSSAYDQVIMEDRRTNCLIESCMIFETIVNNKCFANVSIILFLNKTDLLEQKVRSRHNSIKDFFLQFQGDPYNLTDVQNFILQMFDSRRRERSKALFHHFTTAIDTENIKFVFHAVKDTILQDNLKSLMLQ; encoded by the exons ATGGCGTTAGTGTGTTGTAAGAATCCTGAGGAAAAAGAAGCCTATCAGATATCGAAAAAAATTGACACTCAAATTGCAAaggaaaaagtttattttagacGTAAAGTTAAAATTCTGCTCCTGGGTGCTGGAGAAAGTGGTAAAACGACGTTTCTAAAACAGATGAGAATTATTCATGGGAAGGACTTTGATTTAGAAGCACTGTTGGAGTTTAGGCCTATCATTTATTCTAATGTGTTGAAAGGCATGAAGGTACTTGTAGATGCTAGAAGAAAGCTAAGAATATCATGGGGCGACCCTGAATGTCAAGCTTATGGAGATATTATATTGAATTTTCAACCCACTGGTCCAGTAAATATAGAGACATTTTTGGAGAATGTTGACAATGTTAAGAAATTGTGGAATGATGCAGGCGTTCAAGAAGCATACAAAAGGCGAAACGAGTTTCAATTG GGTGATTCGACTTCATACTTCTTGAATAATCTAGAAAGAATTGGCAGAAAG GATTTTATGCCCACCAAGCAAGACATGCTTCATTCTAGAAAAGCTACCAAAGGTATTCAGGAATATGAATTCGAAATTAAAGGCATTCCATTTGTCATGGTAGATGTTGGTGGACAGAGATCGCAGCGTACAAAGTGGTTCCAGTGTTTTGACGAAGTCACATCGATTTTGTTCATGGTATCGTCAAGTGCATATGATCAAGTTATTATGGAAGATAGACGCACCAATTGTCTCATCGAATCATGCATGATATTTGAAACCATAGTGAATAATAAATGTTTTGCAAATGTCTCCATCATTCTTTTCCTTAATAAAACTGACTTGTTAGAGCAAAAAGTACGATCTAGACATAACAGTATTAAAGATTTCTTCTTGCAATTCCAAGGTGACCCGTATAATTTAACCGATGTTCAAAACTTTATATTACAAATGTTTGATAGTCGACGTCGGGAAAGATCAAAGGCATTGTTCCACCATTTCACCACCGCGATTgatacagaaaatataaaattcgtTTTCCATGCAGTAAAAGACACCATCCTGCAAGACAATTTAAAGTCACTCATGTTGCAATAG
- the LOC130648861 gene encoding uncharacterized protein LOC130648861 codes for MNRIKIASRVSTEAWRFDRKQIKVEDRWSYSYFGKAWLDARVFGSITGKSGSRWLVKWDVDQEISSWETENLYKESDDRPIQILTKKSDNPENLYPVFKDFNLGNETLNSTLKQAGILDSKPGSEEKFIGQEDERSKNMDDESGVYEDAPKNIEIPDIEKKRLSAIKENEEFATKLGLPVKKRKFERHVLRIDPPSIAEDEDNDTEDSEHSEAEIPIIEKRELIDGEEVYLHVDDLEVFKAKFEQTDSSNSTVHGEPIKEKEGRFFITKVLRNAVKWSGFNCEKMGKGAAILWNKEDVKRRSVLAEQKVGTEASYPTVLTSRKRKRNPEEWKNNLRKKAVNTGQEFSYQVKNNKDGQMITKKIKKREIKPPCQEKCRLQCSKSFTNEERLKIFHEFYNTGDKCKQSQQLATLVTQAPKKRSTKDENYQPKRNREFTRLYTLIRNGVQVKVCSTMFLNTLGINEKRVRTVLSNVTDTGAPLVDGRGRHKNHKTSEEREKLVIEHISCFKVVESHYVRKDAKYEYLPKELSVAEMYRMYSEWCSKKGYTLENYAFYYRVFKEKFNLKFQQPKKDKCDTCEAYNNLDKTQIDKEVEQSQKNHLHDKDRVREIKETCKKMASENTDVLAAAFDLQKVLLCPFGQTSSFYYSRRLTNHNFTITELDNMDTYCYFWNESQCRKGSVEVATCLKKFIQKRSEDGIRDFFLFCDRCGGQNNNRMIFIMLSDIMYTCGINSITLIYLVSGHSHSENDNAHSMIEQMVRNKTIYTSAEWETIIKCAFKKNRCFLEVLNHRDIIDYKNVSAFPEFNSVMLDKTEEEMTAKEKEQQKALNETIGMSNRKVNKVYWSEIVELKFEYNNPEQIFFKYSYDEGYRKATFSAPKREIRKKELVQRKKHMEKYPFPCGISSQKKEDLKKLCSKGLIPEQHHSFFDNLPVTK; via the exons ATGAATAGAATAAAAATAGCTTCAAGAGTATCGACAGAAGCATGGCGTTTTGACAGAAAACAGATTAAAGTAGAGGATCGGTGGTCATATTCTTACTTTGGGAAGGCTTGGTTGGATGCAAGGGTATTTGGGTCAATCACTGGGAAATCAGGAAGTAGGTGGCTTGTAAAGTGGGATGTTGACCAAGAAATTTCTTCATGGGAAACGGAAAACCTTTACAAGGAAAGCGATGACAGACCTATTCAAATTTTGACTAAAAAATCAG ATAATCCAGAAAATCTTTACCCAGTGTTTAAAGATTTCAACCTAGGAAATGAGACCCTAAATTCAACTCTGAAACAAGCAGGCATTTTGGACTCCAAACctg GTAGTGAAGAAAAATTTATTGGGCAGGAGGATG aaagatCAAAGAACATGGATGATGAGAGTGGTGTTTATGAGGATGCTCCAAAGAACATAGAGATTCCAG ATATAGAGAAAAAAAGATTGTCTGCtataaaagaaaatgaagaatttGCCACAAAGCTGGGTTTGCCTGTTAAGAAGAGAAAGTTTGAAAGACATGTTCTCCGCATTGATCCTCCATCAATTGCTGAAGATGAAGATAATGATACTGAAGATAGTGAACATAGTGAAGCAGAAATCCCGATCATTGAAAAGAGAGAGCTCATTGATGGTGAAGAGGTGTACCTTCATGTAGATGACTTGGAAGTGTTTAAAGCAAAGTTTGAACAAACAGACTCATCAAACTCAACTGTACACG GTGAACCCATTAAAGAAAAGGAGGGACGCTTTTTTATCACAAAAGTTTTACGGAATGCAGTAAAGTGGAGTGGCTTTAATTGTGAGAAAATGGGTAAAGGTGCAGCAATCCTTTGGAATAAAGAAGATGTCAAACGAAGATCAGTTTTAGCAGAACAAAAGGTTGGAACTGAAGCTTCATATCCAACAGTTCTCACTTCTAGAAAACGAAAAAGAAATCCAGAAgaatggaaaaataatttacggAAGAAAGCTGTAAATACAGGACAAGAATTTTCATACCAagtcaaaaataataaagatggtcaaatgataacaaaaaagattaaaaagagGGAGATAAAACCACCATGTCAAGAAAAGTGCCGCCTCCAATGTTCAAAATCCTTCACCAATGAAGAACGTTTGAAAATCTTTCACGAATTTTATAACACAGGTGACAAATGTAAACAATCTCAGCAGCTAGCGACATTGGTTACACAAGCTCCTAAAAAGCGGTCCACAAAAGATGAGAATTACCAACCGAAAAGAAATAGGGAGTTCACAAGGCTGTACACTTTGATCAGAAATGGTGTACAAGTCAAAGTGTGCTCTACTATGTTCCTCAACACACTTGGAATTAATGAGAAAAGAGTTCGTACTGTTTTGAGCAATGTCACAGACACAGGAGCTCCATTGGTCGATGGCAGAGGCAGGCACAAAAATCATAAAACTTCGGAGGAGAGAGAGAAGCTAGTAATTGAACACATCAGCTGTTTCAAAGTTGTTGAGTCTCATTATGTGAGAAAAGATGCCAAATATGAGTATTTACCAAAAGAACTCAGCGTAGCTGAAATGTATAGGATGTACAGTGAGTGGTGCAGCAAAAAGGGGTACACCTTAGAAAACTATGCGTTTTATTATCGTGTCTTCAaggaaaaatttaatttgaagTTTCAACAGCCAAAAAAAGATAAATGCGACACATGTGAGGCATACAACAATCTTGACAAGACACAAATTGATAAAGAAGTTGAACAGTCTCAAAAGAACCATCTTCATGATAAAGATCGTGTTCGAGAGATTAAAGAAACCTGTAAAAAAATGGCCAGTGAAAATACTGATGTTCTTGCTGCAGCCTTTGATCTTCAAAAGGTCTTGCTATGTCCCTTCGGACAAACAAGTTCCTTTTACTATTCACGTAGATTAACCAACCACAATTTTACCATCACTGAGCTAGATAACATGGATACTTACTGTTATTTTTGGAATGAATCACAGTGTCGAAAGGGGTCAGTTGAAGTTGCAACTTGTTTGAAGAAGTTCATCCAAAAAAGATCCGAAGATGGAATTCGtgactttttcttattttgcgaTAGATGTGGAGGACAAAACAACAATCGCATGATATTTATCATGCTATCTGATATAATGTACACGTGTGGGATCAATTCCATCACTTTAATCTATCTTGTGTCAGGTCATTCACATAGTGAGAATGACAATGCACATTCCATGATTGAACAAATGGTTAGGAATAAAACCATTTACACATCTGCTGAATGGGAAACTATTATCAAATGTGCTTTCAAAAAGAATCGATGTTTTCTGGAAGTTCTAAACCACAGAGATATTATTGATTACAAAAATGTATCTGCCTTTCCTGAATTCAATTCAGTGATGCTTGATAAGACAGAGGAGGAGATGACTGCCAAAGAGAAGGAGCAACAAAAGGCTTTAAATGAAACAATAGGTATGTCAAATAGGAAAGTAAACAAAGTCTACTGGTCAGAGATCGTTGAATTAAAATTTGAGTACAACAATCCTGagcaaatcttttttaaatacagcTATGATGAGGGGTATCGCAAAGCTACATTTTCTGCTCCAAAAAGAGaaataagaaagaaagaatTGGTTCAGAGGAAAAAGCATATGGAAAAATATCCATTTCCTTGTGGTATTTCAtcacaaaaaaaagaagatttaaagAAACTTTGTTCTAAAGGGTTGATTCCAGAACAACACCATTCCTTTTTTGATAACCTACCAGTTACAAAATGA